The genomic stretch GGCGGGGGTCGTGAACGATTCTCGCGCCGGGATGACCCTTGAGCACCTGGGACGCAAGGAGACCGACGATGTAGTACCCCTCGATGAACTCCGCTTCCCCGTCGAACAGGAAGCACCGGTCGAAGTCTCCGTCCCACGCGATACCCACGTCCGCCTTCTCCCGAAGCACGGCGTCCGCGGTGACCTTCCGATTCTCGGGGAGGAGTGGATTCGGGACGCCGCTCGGGAAGCGGCCGTCCGGCGTGTGGTTCAGCTTGACCAGGTGGAACGGTAACCGGGGCTCGAGCCGGTCGAGGATCGGTCCGGCTCCGCCGTTCCCGGCGTTCACCACCAACCTGAAGGGCCTGAGCGCCCCGGCGCTCACGTAGGAGAGGAGATGGTCCACGTAGGCGGGAACGATGTCCACCGACTCGACCGCTCCGCCACCTCTCGCCGGACCGAGGTCGCCCTCGATCACCCTTCGCTCGATCTCCTTGAGGCCGGTGTCGGCGCTGATCGGCCTCCCCTGCTCCCGCACCAGCTTGAGCCCGTTGTAGTCGACGGGATTGTGGCTTGCCGTCACCATGACGCCGCCGTCGAGGCCCAGGTGGAAGGTCGCGAAGTACACCCCCTCGGTCCCGCAAGCTCCGATGTCCACCACGTCGACGCCCGTGGCGGTCAGCGCGTCCCGCATGACGCCCGCGAGCTCGGGGCTGGTGAGACGGATGTCGTATCCCACCGCCACCCGCCGCGCCCCCGTGAAGGCCGCGTAGGCCCGGCCGATCCTGGACACGAGATCGTGGTTCAACTCGTCCGGGATCCGTCCGCGGATGTCGTAGGCCTTGAAGCAGGCGAGCCGTTGGTTCTCCGCGCGCATCGCGTCGCCCTCCGCAGCGATTGGAAACCCGGCGAGGATACCAGATGCCGCCGGGCTCCCGGTCGAGGTCTCGGCTATGCTCTA from Terriglobia bacterium encodes the following:
- a CDS encoding phosphomannomutase, producing MRAENQRLACFKAYDIRGRIPDELNHDLVSRIGRAYAAFTGARRVAVGYDIRLTSPELAGVMRDALTATGVDVVDIGACGTEGVYFATFHLGLDGGVMVTASHNPVDYNGLKLVREQGRPISADTGLKEIERRVIEGDLGPARGGGAVESVDIVPAYVDHLLSYVSAGALRPFRLVVNAGNGGAGPILDRLEPRLPFHLVKLNHTPDGRFPSGVPNPLLPENRKVTADAVLREKADVGIAWDGDFDRCFLFDGEAEFIEGYYIVGLLASQVLKGHPGARIVHDPRLTWNTIEVVREAGGVPVQSKSGHAFMKEVMRREDAVYGGEMSAHHFFREFSYCDSGMIPWLLVLSIMSETGKSLSELVAERMRRYPASGEINRRVADPLASIGRIRASYGPRALRVDETDGVGVEFERWRFNLRASNTEPLIRLNVESRGDAALMEEKTRELLLVLDREG